One genomic region from bacterium encodes:
- a CDS encoding ATP-binding protein translates to MRFFNTAGPVRCEKHYCLPPLTRFDLDEILSLIDQEKYFVLHAPRQTGKTTCLLALMDYLNREGKYYCLYFNVEMAQSAREDVSRGIKTILGEIGSQARNFLQDPSIDDTWPDALNKYGGDGALREILARWAQDSPKPLVLLIDEIDALVGDTLISVLRQLRTGYPNRPSFFPQSIVLCGVRDVRDYRIHSDSEKAIITGGSAFNIKAKSLRLGNFTRAEVETLYKQHTEETGQSFEPKVMDLVWDLTSGQPWLVNAIGYETCFEMKNGRDRSQPIMTEMVIEAKENLILRRETHLDQLADKLKEERVRKVIEPVLAGEGSPDLISTDDIQYVRDMGLIRTEGELRIANLIYQEIIPRELTYSTQLTISQEPSWYIQSFDGHLDIDRLMASFQQFFRQHSEHWIERFDYKEAGPQLLLQAFLQRIVNSGGRVEREYGLGRMRTDLLVVWPYPGGVQQVVIELKLTNGSLSSVIEKGLRQTAEYADRCGADEAHLVIFNRDKNKTWEEKIFSRQETCQGKQIKIWGM, encoded by the coding sequence ATGCGGTTTTTTAACACGGCCGGGCCGGTCAGGTGCGAGAAACATTATTGCCTGCCCCCGTTAACTCGCTTTGACTTAGATGAGATACTCTCGCTTATTGATCAGGAGAAATACTTTGTGCTGCATGCTCCGCGGCAGACAGGCAAGACAACCTGTCTTCTGGCCCTGATGGATTATCTGAACAGGGAAGGGAAATACTATTGTCTGTACTTCAATGTAGAGATGGCCCAGTCTGCCAGAGAAGATGTCAGTCGGGGAATAAAGACGATCTTGGGCGAAATAGGCTCGCAAGCGCGTAATTTTCTGCAAGACCCATCTATCGATGATACCTGGCCTGATGCGCTAAATAAATATGGCGGAGATGGGGCGCTAAGAGAGATTCTTGCGCGCTGGGCTCAAGATAGCCCTAAGCCGCTAGTCCTCCTGATAGACGAAATTGATGCCCTGGTGGGAGATACCCTCATCTCGGTCTTACGGCAATTGCGGACCGGGTATCCCAATCGTCCGTCCTTTTTCCCTCAGAGCATTGTCTTGTGTGGGGTACGGGATGTGCGGGACTACCGTATTCACTCAGATAGTGAAAAAGCCATTATCACCGGCGGCAGCGCCTTCAACATCAAGGCTAAATCCCTGCGACTGGGGAATTTTACCCGGGCAGAGGTTGAGACCCTGTACAAACAGCACACAGAGGAGACCGGGCAATCCTTTGAGCCTAAAGTAATGGATTTGGTCTGGGATCTAACCAGTGGCCAACCCTGGCTGGTCAATGCCATTGGCTATGAGACCTGTTTTGAGATGAAAAATGGTCGAGACCGGTCACAGCCGATTATGACCGAAATGGTCATAGAGGCCAAAGAAAATCTTATCTTAAGAAGGGAAACACATCTTGACCAACTTGCAGACAAGCTCAAAGAAGAGCGGGTCAGAAAGGTCATCGAGCCGGTGTTGGCCGGGGAAGGCAGCCCAGACTTAATTTCCACGGATGATATTCAGTATGTGCGGGATATGGGCCTCATCCGGACAGAGGGAGAGTTAAGAATTGCAAACCTGATCTACCAGGAAATTATTCCCAGAGAGTTAACTTACAGTACCCAATTGACCATCAGTCAGGAGCCATCCTGGTATATCCAGTCTTTCGACGGACATCTCGATATAGACAGGCTAATGGCCTCCTTCCAGCAGTTCTTCCGCCAGCACTCAGAGCACTGGATAGAGCGGTTTGACTACAAGGAGGCTGGACCACAGCTCTTGCTCCAGGCCTTTCTCCAGAGGATTGTCAACAGCGGTGGCCGGGTCGAGCGAGAATACGGCCTGGGCAGGATGCGCACCGACCTGTTGGTTGTTTGGCCATATCCTGGTGGCGTGCAACAGGTGGTGATTGAGCTAAAGCTGACCAACGGCTCCTTGAGCAGTGTCATTGAAAAAGGTCTTCGGCAAACCGCAGAATATGCCGACCGCTGTGGGGCAGATGAAGCTCACCTGGTGATTTTTAATCGAGACAAGAATAAGACCTGGGAAGAGAAAATCTTTAGCCGACAAGAGACATGTCAGGGAAAGCAAATAAAGATATGGGGAATGTGA
- the wecB gene encoding UDP-N-acetylglucosamine 2-epimerase (non-hydrolyzing) → MKVFLIAGARPNFMKIAPIWKEIKKHPAEFEALIVHTGQHYDYEMSKSFFEQLVLPEPDFYLGVGSASQAYQTAKIMVEFEKMAIEDRPDLIVVVGDVNSTLACSLVAAKLQIKLAHIEAGLRSFDRSMPEEINRIVTDVLSDYLFTTCQDANNNLEKEGIGKEKTFFVGNVMIDSLFSNMEGVNNSLILKRLGLEEKIYALLTLHRPSNVDQKETFLRILEAIEEIQKEIKIVFSVHPRTRIRIKELGLDEKIDSLSNMIVVEPLSYLDFLRLTKGSKFTMTDSGGLQEETTVLGIPCVTIRENTERPITISEGTNVLVGTDTEKIVRECLVVINGGGKRGRIPKLWDGKAAKRIVEKLLEVDSLAGC, encoded by the coding sequence CACACAGGGCAGCACTATGACTATGAGATGAGCAAGAGCTTTTTTGAACAGCTTGTTTTGCCTGAGCCAGATTTCTATTTGGGGGTTGGTTCAGCAAGTCAGGCATACCAGACAGCTAAAATAATGGTTGAGTTTGAGAAGATGGCAATAGAGGATAGGCCTGACTTAATTGTAGTGGTGGGAGATGTCAACTCTACCCTGGCCTGCTCTTTGGTTGCTGCTAAGCTACAGATTAAGCTGGCCCATATTGAAGCAGGACTTAGAAGTTTTGATCGGAGTATGCCTGAGGAGATTAACCGAATAGTCACAGATGTCCTTTCAGATTATCTCTTTACTACTTGCCAGGATGCCAACAATAATTTAGAAAAGGAAGGGATTGGAAAAGAAAAGACATTCTTTGTTGGGAATGTGATGATTGATTCCCTGTTTAGTAACATGGAAGGGGTAAACAACTCTCTTATTTTAAAAAGACTTGGCTTAGAGGAAAAAATTTACGCCTTGCTTACTCTTCATAGGCCAAGTAATGTTGATCAAAAAGAAACCTTTCTTCGAATACTCGAAGCCATAGAAGAGATCCAAAAAGAGATCAAGATTGTTTTTTCGGTCCATCCCAGAACAAGGATACGAATTAAAGAATTAGGATTAGATGAGAAAATAGATTCTCTTTCCAACATGATAGTAGTTGAGCCGCTAAGCTATTTAGATTTTTTAAGGTTGACTAAAGGGTCTAAATTTACAATGACCGATTCTGGTGGTTTGCAAGAAGAGACAACCGTGCTTGGTATTCCTTGTGTGACTATTAGAGAAAATACCGAGAGACCAATAACCATCTCGGAGGGGACAAATGTATTAGTGGGAACTGATACTGAGAAGATAGTACGAGAATGTCTTGTAGTTATAAATGGGGGCGGCAAGAGAGGCAGAATCCCTAAACTTTGGGATGGAAAGGCAGCTAAGAGGATTGTTGAGAAATTGTTAGAAGTTGACAGTCTTGCAGGCTGTTGA